In one window of Drosophila mauritiana strain mau12 chromosome X, ASM438214v1, whole genome shotgun sequence DNA:
- the LOC117147934 gene encoding serine protease SP24D: MWTALWTLLLLLLCGVQGILGQDVAQNQSASAIEPRIVGGIRAKLGQFPHQISLRLRGEHYCGGVIISARHVITAGHCVKHGNDVVPADLWSIQAGSLLLSSGGVRIPVAEVIMHPNYATGGHNDLAVLRLQSPLTFDANIAAIQLATEDPPNCAAVDISGWGNIAEKGPLSDSLLFVQVRSISRGACRWMFYSPLPETMICLLHPKNIGACYGDSGGPATYGGKVVGLASLLLGGGCGRAAPDGYLRISKVRAWIAEKAGL, encoded by the exons ATGTGGACCGCATTGTGGACTCTTTTGCTACTGCTTCTATGTGGTGTCCAGGGAATACTGGGACAGGACGTAGCCCAAAACCAGAGTGCATCCGCGATAGAGCCGCGAATCGTGGGCGGAATCAGGGCGAAGCTTGGTCAATTTCCGCACCAGATTTCCCTGCGTCTCCGTGGAGAACACTACTGCGGTGGAGTCATAATCTCTGCCAGGCACGTAATCACCGCTGGCCACTGTGTGAAGCACGGGAACGATGT AGTTCCGGCAGATCTATGGTCGATCCAAGCGGGCAGTCTGCTCCTCTCGAGCGGCGGAGTGAGGATTCCGGTGGCCGAAGTTATCATGCATCCCAACTATGCCACTGGTGGACACAACGATTTGGCCGTGCTCCGACTACAGAGTCCGCTGACCTTCGACGCCAACATAGCCGCCATCCAGCTGGCCACCGAGGATCCGCCCAACTGCGCCGCCGTGGACATCTCCGGTTGGGGCAACATCGCGGAGAAAGGACCCCTCTCTGACAGCCTGTTGTTCGTGCAGGTGAGGAGTATATCGAGGGGGGCCTGTCGCTGGATGTTCTACTCTCCTTTGCCGGAAACCATGATTTGCCTGCTGCATCCCAAGAATATCGGCGCCTGTTATGGGGACTCCGGCGGACCGGCCACCTACGGAGGGAAAGTGGTCGGGCTGGCCAGCTTGCTTCTCGGTGGTGGCTGTGGAAGAGCGGCTCCTGATGGCTACCTTAGGATATCCAAGGTTAGGGCCTGGATCGCGGAGAAGGCGGGATTGTAG
- the LOC117147933 gene encoding uncharacterized protein LOC117147933: MPKSKQISPTKAATKPLSTKKPQPKVKSVGKTKPKVQQKSVKKSVRNPLKKAMRRSPLMRAALQPTILGLAKEKPVKKSRVTFKKSHRRPLDALQSLGMSRRTKLIDASPKRTAKGTSVLFLGKDSRTTKMPKNVKTSTAASEKNQLPRLKRRMEFRVMTKDETRATDGVNFFCNLGVKMQPPVTRKYQPLRQRGEAGFEGRLAGGEGTGRGDFALRTPVRTQPSGLSSLVGKVAGTGAFGNDVLVPLTGRLPIIDFISTKEFQNMSAASNWKPHSRKNTHL, translated from the coding sequence ATGCCCAAGTCCAAGCAGATATCGCCAACAAAAGCGGCAACAAAGCCGCTTAGCACCAAGAAGCCGCAGCCCAAAGTCAAAAGTGTCGGTAAGACCAAGCCGAAAGTGCAGCAGAAGTCCGTGAAGAAATCCGTGAGGAACCCGCTCAAGAAAGCCATGAGACGATCTCCGCTGATGCGAGCCGCCCTGCAGCCCACGATTTTGGGCTTGGCCAAGGAAAAGCCGGTGAAAAAGTCGCGGGTGACCTTCAAGAAGTCGCATCGTCGGCCGCTGGACGCCCTGCAATCCCTGGGGATGTCCCGCAGGACCAAACTCATCGACGCCAGTCCCAAGAGAACGGCCAAGGGTACTTCGGTGCTGTTCCTGGGTAAGGATTCAAGGACCACCAAGATGCCCAAGAATGTGAAGACCTCAACGGCAGCAAGCGAAAAAAATCAGTTACCCCGGTTGAAAAGACGGATGGAATTCCGAGTAATGACGAAAGACGAGACTAGGGCTACCGACGGCGTAAACTTCTTCTGCAATCTCGGCGTAAAGATGCAGCCGCCGGTGACTCGGAAGTATCAACCGCTGCGACAACGAGGTGAAGCAGGATTTGAGGGTAGATTGGCAGGTGGAGAAGGTACTGGACGGGGTGACTTCGCTTTGCGGACACCAGTGAGAACTCAGCCCTCTGGTCTGTCATCCCTGGTCGGTAAAGTCGCCGGTACCGGCGCGTTCGGCAATGATGTGCTGGTCCCGCTGACCGGCCGGTTGCCCATCATCGACTTTATCTCTACCAAAGAGTTCCAGAATATGTCTGCCGCTTCGAACTGGAAACCGCACTCTCGGAAAAATACCCACTTATAG
- the LOC117147940 gene encoding uncharacterized protein LOC117147940 — MPSRKVKLTSMQLKYMVLIMSHMCRGKFTKASQVMDMVSRSKHKFAPIHEAIMRKMVKLMIDPNYGKRRSRPLIETDNQRNLEEIGIARMETTPQTLDKEKMRPFHQHFQMVQPGPIEVITFGVLALYAVIFFLGILLKTDLFFEVSEILGHLP; from the exons ATGCCTTCTCGGAAAGTCAAACTGACCAGTATGCAGCTCAAATATATGGTCTTGATAATGTCCCACATGTGCCGGGGCAAGTTTACTAAGGCTTCTCAAGTAATGGATATGGTAAGCCGCTCCAAGCACAAGTTTGCGCCCATCCATGAGGCCATTATGCGCAAGATGGTGAAACTCATGATTGATCCGAACTATGGGAAGCGGCGCAGCCGGCCTTTAATCGAAACCGATAATCAACGGAACCTTGAGGAAATAGGGATAGCCAGGATGGAAACGACTCCCCAAACGCTGGACAAG GAGAAAATGCGTCCGTTCCACCAACACTTTCAAATGGTCCAACCGGGACCGATCGAAGTGATCACCTTTGGTGTGCTCGCCCTCTATGCGGTAATCTTCTTTCTCGGGATCCTGTTAAAAACAGACTTATTTTTTGAAGTTTCGGAGATTCTTGGCCATCTTCCTTAA